Proteins encoded together in one Carya illinoinensis cultivar Pawnee chromosome 3, C.illinoinensisPawnee_v1, whole genome shotgun sequence window:
- the LOC122303909 gene encoding vacuolar sorting protein 18: MDLGRQVFMVDLLERYAAKGRGVITCMAAGNDVIVLGTSKGWVIRHDFGVGDSSEIDLSVGRPGEQSIHRVFVDPGGSHCLAVIVGSGGADTFYTHAKWTKPRVLSKLKGLVVNAVAWNRQQITEASTKEVILGTDNGQLHEISVDEKDKKEKYIKFLFELTELPEDFMGLQMETASVLTGNRYYVMAVTPTRLYSFTGTGSLEALFASYLDRAVHFMELPGEVPNSELHFFIKQRRAIHFAWLSGAGIYNGGLNFGSQNSSPNGDENFVENKALLDYSKLSESAEVVKPSSMAVSEFHFLLLIGNRVKVVNRISEQIIEELQFDQASESVSRGIIGLCSDATAGLFYAYDQNSIFQVSVNDEGRDMWKVYLDMKEYAAALANCRDALQRDQVYLVQAEAAFASKDYLRAASFFAKINYILSFEEITLKFISISEQDALRTFLLRKLDSLAKDDKCQITMISTWATELYLDKINRLLLEDDTAVDNRSSEYQSIIKEFRAFLGDCKDVLDEATTMRLLESYGRVEELVYFASLREQYEIVVHYYIQQGEAKKALEVLQKPAVPIDLQYKFAPDLIMLDAYETVESWMATNNLNPRKLIPAMMRYSSEPHAKNETHEVIKYLEYCVHRLHNEDPGVHNLLLSLYAKQEDDSALLRFLQCKFGKGQENGPEFFYDPKYALRLCLKEKRMRACVHIYSMMSMHEEAVALALQVDPELAMAEADKVEDDEDLRKKLWLMVAKHVIEQEKGAKRENIRKAIAFLKETDGLLKIEDILPFFPDFALIDDFKEAICSSLEDYNKQIELLKEEMNDATHGADNIRNDINALAQRYAVIDRDEECGVCRRKILTVGREYQMARGYSSIGPLAPFYVFPCGHAFHSQCLIAHVTRCTNEAQAESILDLQKQLTLLGGGEARKDSNGSVTEDSITSMTPADKLRSQLDDAIASECPFCGDLMIREISLPFILPEEAQQVMSWEVKPHNLGNQRSLSLPV, from the exons ATGGATTTAGGGAGACAGGTATTTATGGTGGATCTTCTAGAGAGGTACGCGGCGAAAGGTCGCGGCGTAATCACCTGCATGGCCGCCGGGAACGACGTCATTGTATTGGGCACCAGCAAAGGCTGGGTCATTCGCCACGATTTCGGTGTCGGCGACTCGTCCG AGATTGATCTTTCTGTGGGTCGTCCTGGGGAGCAATCGATCCATAGGGTTTTTGTTGATCCGGGAGGAAGCCATTGTCTTGCAGTCATTGTTGGGAGTGGAGGTGCTGATACTTTTTACACTCACGCAAAGTGGACCAAGCCCCGGGTTTTAAGCAAATTGAAAGGTCTCGTGGTGAATGCCGTTGCCTGGAATAGACAACAGATTACAGAAG CTTCTACAAAGGAAGTCATTCTTGGTACAGACAACGGCCAACTTCATGAGATTTCTGTGGATGAGAAGGACAAGAAGGAGAAGTATATCAAATTTCTATTTGAATTGACTGAACTTCCAGAAGATTTCATGGGTTTGCAG ATGGAAACAGCTAGTGTACTCACTGGAAATAGATACTATGTGATGGCTGTTACTCCCACACGACTTTACTCTTTCACTGGAACTGGATCACTGGAG gcTCTTTTTGCAAGTTATTTAGATCGTGCTGTGCATTTCATGGAACTTCCTGGTGAAGTACCCAACAG TGAACTTCATTTCTTCATCAAGCAAAGAAGAGCCATACATTTTGCATGGCTTTCTGGGGCTGGTATCTATAACGGTGGCTTAAATTTCGGATCGCAGAATAG TTCACCAAATGGAGATGAAAACTTTGTGGAGAACAAAGCTCTATTGGACTATTCAAAATTGTCTGAAAGTGCTGAAGTTGTTAAACCCAGTTCAATGGCAGTGTCTGAATTTCATTTCTTGCTTCTTATTGGGAATAGGGTCAAG GTTGTAAATAGAATTAGCGAGCAGATCATAGAGGAACTTCAGTTTGATCAGGCATCAGAGTCCGTTTCAAGGGGTATCATTGGATTATGTAGTGATGCCACTGCTGGATTGTTCTATGCATATGACCAAAACTCTATATTTCAG GTGTCTGTCAATGATGAAGGTCGAGATATGTGGAAGGTTTACCTGGACATGAAAGAGTATGCTGCGGCTTTGGCAAATTGTCGTGACGCACTCCAGAGAGACCAAGTATATTTAGTACAG GCTGAAGCTGCATTTGCTTCCAAGGATTATCTCAGAGCAGCATCTTTCTTTGCAAAA attaactatatattatcattCGAGGAGATCACTCTAAAGTTTATTAGCATAAGCGAACAG GATGCTTTGAGAACTTTCTTACTGAGGAAGCTTGATAGTCTTGCAAAGGATGATAAATGCCAAATAACGATGATCTCCACTTGGGCTACTGAATTGTACTTGGACAag ATAAACCGGTTACTCTTGGAAGATGACACTGCTGTCGATAATCGTAGTTCAGAGTACCAATCGATCATTAAAGAGTTTCGAGCTTTTCTTGGTGACTGCAAGGATGTATTGGATGAAGCAACTACAATGAGACTTTTGGAAAG TTATGGTCGGGTTGAAGAATTAGTATATTTTGCTAGTCTGAGGGAGCAGTATGAAATTGTTGTTCACTACTATATTCAG CAAGGAGAAGCAAAGAAAGCATTGGAAGTGCTCCAAAAACCTGCTGTTCCTATAGACCTTCAG TACAAGTTTGCCCCAGACCTCATCATGCTTGATGCATATGAAACTGTGGAGTCATGGATGGCCACAAACAACCTGAATCCGAGGAAACTGATTCCTGCAATGATGCGTTATTCAAGCGAGCCTCATGCCAA GAATGAAACACATGAAGTTATCAAGTACTTGGAATACTGTGTTCATCGTTTGCATAATGAGGATCCTGGAGTTCACAACTTGCTGCTCTCTCTTTATGCCAAGCAG GAAGATGATAGTGCACTTCTGCGTTTCCTGCAATGCAAGTTTGGAAAAGGACAGGAAAATGGCCCTGAATTCTTCTATGATCCCAAGTATGCCTTGCGCCTATGCCTCAAGGAAAAGCGAATGCGTGCCTGTGTACATATATACAGTATGATGTCTATGCATGAAGAAGCGGTTGCTCTTGCCCTACAG GTTGACCCTGAGCTCGCAATGGCTGAAGCAGACAAGGTTGAAGATGATGAAGACTTGAGAAAAAAGCTCTGGCTTATGGTTGCCAAGCATGTTATTGAACAGGAAAAGGGAGCTAAAAGGGAGAACATACGGAAGGCTATAGCATTTCTAAAGGAAACTGATGGCCTTTTAAAGATTGAGGATATATTACCATTCTTTCCAGACTTTGCTCTGATTGATGACTTCAAA GAGGCAATTTGCTCATCACTTGAGGATTACAACAAGCAAATTGAACTACTTAAAGAGGAGATGAATGATGCAACACATGGTGCAGACAACATCAGAAACGATATAAATGCACTTGCCCAAAGATACGCTGTGATTGATCGTGATGAGGAGTGTGGG GTTTGTAGGCGTAAAATTTTAACTGTGGGAAGAGAGTACCAGATGGCTCGGGGTTACTCATCAATAGGACCACTGGCCCCTTTCTATGTCTTTCCATGCGGACATGCCTTCCATTCACAATGCCTGATTGCCCACGTCACACGTTGTACCAACGAAGCTCAA GCAGAGTCTATTTTGGACCTGCAGAAGCAACTTACTTTACTGGGTGGTGGGGAAGCAAGGAAGGATTCAAATGGAAGCGTAACTGAGGATTCCATAACTAGCATGACCCCTGCAGATAAG CTCCGATCACAGCTGGATGACGCCATAGCCAGCGAATGCCCATTTTGTGGTGACTTGATGATCCGTGAGATCTCCTTGCCTTTTATCCTGCCGGAAGAAGCACAGCAGGTTATGTCATGGGAAGTAAAACCACATAATCTTGGAAACCAGAGGAGCCTTTCTTTACCTGTATGA